A genomic region of Psychrobacter sp. M13 contains the following coding sequences:
- a CDS encoding AbgT family transporter gives MQGNGSPNGSSPNNNFEVEAKSSRMQRFLKGVEWLGNLLPHPVILFVWMSVLLLVLSALFSYLGVSVIDPRPEGTKGRSEDGVIQVVNLLNGEGLARIVENLVTNFTGFVPLGTVLVALLGVGIAEYSGMISAALRGLVLNAPKKMVTFTIVFAGIMSNTAAELGYVVLIPLAGVIFHSLGRHPLAGIAAAFAGVSGGYSANLLLGTVDPLLSGITQEAARIIDPAYTVGAEANWYFMVVSTVLISALGYLVTEKIVEPSLGEYNPNDADDPSILETKAEHVSAIEKKGLVWAGVSMLVFCLLLAWTVVPADGVLRNAETGLVSGSPFLNGIVVFIFVFFAIPGYIYGKITGSIKSNQDVVDAMSNAMSSLSIYIVLVFFAAQFTAFFNWSNLGSVMAVAGATFLNDIGLTGPFLLVGFILICAMVNLMLGSASAQWAITAPIFVPMLMLTGYAPEMIQAAYRIGDSTTNIITPMMSYFGLIMAVAIRYKKNTGVGTLMAMMLPYSIAFLIGWVILFCVWVFVFGLPVGPGSETFYPAR, from the coding sequence ATGCAAGGAAATGGCTCACCAAATGGTAGTTCGCCCAATAATAATTTTGAAGTAGAAGCTAAAAGCTCACGTATGCAGCGTTTTTTGAAGGGCGTTGAGTGGCTAGGTAATTTATTGCCACATCCTGTGATTTTATTCGTATGGATGTCGGTGCTTTTATTGGTGTTATCAGCCTTATTCTCATACTTGGGTGTCTCAGTCATTGATCCACGACCCGAGGGTACAAAAGGACGTAGCGAAGATGGTGTTATTCAGGTTGTCAATCTACTAAACGGCGAGGGGCTGGCACGCATCGTTGAAAACTTAGTGACCAACTTCACAGGATTTGTGCCTTTAGGTACGGTGCTAGTGGCGTTACTAGGGGTCGGTATTGCAGAATACTCAGGCATGATTTCAGCCGCATTGCGCGGGCTAGTGTTAAACGCACCCAAAAAGATGGTGACGTTTACCATTGTCTTTGCCGGTATCATGTCGAATACCGCAGCGGAGCTTGGTTATGTGGTATTGATACCACTGGCGGGAGTTATATTTCATTCGCTTGGTAGACATCCACTAGCAGGTATCGCAGCAGCATTCGCTGGAGTATCGGGTGGCTATAGCGCTAATCTATTGCTAGGTACGGTCGATCCCTTATTATCAGGAATCACCCAAGAGGCGGCACGTATTATCGATCCTGCCTATACCGTTGGTGCAGAAGCCAACTGGTACTTTATGGTCGTAAGTACGGTGCTAATCAGTGCTCTGGGTTATTTGGTGACTGAGAAAATCGTTGAGCCAAGCTTAGGGGAATACAACCCAAATGACGCTGACGATCCTTCTATACTAGAGACGAAAGCTGAACATGTCAGTGCGATTGAGAAAAAAGGTCTAGTATGGGCAGGCGTCAGTATGCTGGTGTTCTGCTTATTGCTCGCGTGGACAGTTGTACCCGCTGATGGGGTACTGCGTAATGCCGAAACAGGACTGGTCTCAGGGTCACCTTTCTTGAATGGTATAGTTGTCTTTATCTTTGTATTTTTTGCGATACCAGGTTATATCTACGGCAAAATCACTGGCAGCATAAAAAGTAATCAAGACGTTGTTGATGCGATGAGCAATGCAATGAGCTCACTCAGTATCTATATTGTCTTAGTGTTCTTTGCCGCGCAGTTTACTGCATTTTTCAACTGGTCAAACCTTGGCTCAGTGATGGCCGTAGCAGGCGCAACTTTCCTCAATGATATTGGTCTGACAGGACCATTCTTATTAGTTGGATTTATCTTAATCTGTGCAATGGTCAACTTAATGCTCGGCTCAGCCTCTGCTCAGTGGGCTATTACTGCGCCGATATTCGTCCCTATGCTGATGCTCACAGGCTATGCCCCTGAAATGATCCAAGCGGCATATCGTATCGGTGATTCGACCACTAACATCATTACGCCTATGATGAGCTATTTTGGTCTGATTATGGCAGTAGCTATTCGCTACAAAAAGAACACGGGTGTCGGCACACTGATGGCGATGATGTTGCCGTATTCTATTGCGTTTTTGATTGGTTGGGTTATATTATTCTGCGTTTGGGTATTTGTATTTGGTCTGCCTGTCGGGCCAGGTTCTGAGACCTTTTATCCTGCAAGATAA
- a CDS encoding 3-oxoacyl-ACP reductase, with protein MSKTQATIPALLTDKVVIVTGASRGLGAQIATQMAAAGASVCVNYLNSEAAANKIVADIEKAGGQAFAYCGDVSDLTQMQAMAAEVIKRFGRIDVLVNNALPSYQFDPSADYTSIETVQWTHFSQQIDGIVKGAVNTVQAVLPQMKTQKMGKIINISTNLVYNPVVTYYDYTTAKSALIGLTRNLASELGQYGIRVNLLAGGLLKTTDASSLTTEEVFDYIATTTPLRQATSVTDFANSVLLMASDLSAAITGQSIAVDGGLTMP; from the coding sequence ATGAGTAAGACTCAAGCTACTATTCCAGCATTATTAACCGATAAAGTCGTCATCGTGACAGGCGCAAGCCGTGGCCTCGGCGCCCAAATCGCTACGCAAATGGCGGCAGCAGGTGCAAGTGTTTGCGTCAATTATCTCAATAGTGAAGCTGCTGCGAACAAGATAGTCGCTGATATAGAGAAAGCTGGCGGGCAAGCTTTTGCTTATTGTGGTGATGTGTCTGATTTAACTCAAATGCAGGCGATGGCAGCGGAAGTGATCAAGCGTTTTGGACGCATTGATGTGTTAGTGAATAATGCCTTGCCAAGTTATCAGTTCGATCCAAGCGCAGACTACACTAGCATTGAAACCGTTCAATGGACGCACTTCTCGCAGCAGATTGACGGCATTGTCAAAGGCGCAGTAAATACCGTTCAAGCGGTATTGCCGCAAATGAAAACCCAGAAAATGGGCAAGATTATCAATATCTCAACCAATCTCGTTTATAACCCAGTGGTCACTTATTACGACTATACCACCGCCAAATCTGCACTGATTGGTCTAACCCGTAATTTGGCGAGCGAGCTTGGGCAATACGGTATTCGTGTGAATCTGTTAGCAGGTGGACTTCTAAAAACGACCGATGCCAGTAGCTTGACGACAGAGGAAGTATTTGACTATATCGCAACGACCACGCCACTACGTCAAGCTACCTCAGTTACCGATTTTGCTAATTCCGTATTACTGATGGCATCAGATTTAAGTGCGGCCATTACGGGTCAGTCTATCGCGGTTGACGGTGGTTTGACCATGCCGTAG
- a CDS encoding PotD/PotF family extracellular solute-binding protein: MTLFSTDTTTRRLPKALICAAIGLSLASCSNSSDPATDGAADSNITLNLYNWSEYMPQEILDGFEDKTGISVNYTTFDSNEAMYAKLKLLDDSSQYDLAIPSTYYVEKMAKEDLLQELDKSKLSNFKNLDTSFTNTKVDPENKYSIPYMWGSTGLAINGDEVDPATVNSWNDLWRPEYKNQVMLMNDMREVFGMALLTLGYSGNSTNPDEIKAAYDKLTTLMPNVKTFNSDATRIPYIEGETNVGMTWNGEAVMANDEGLTSLVYKYPSEGAILWMDNFVIPKNAKNVDAAHQFINYLLQPENAKIVSEEIGYASPNIAARELMTDEVRNNATIYPSKETLAKAEFQEDVGDEALQVYQQYWDMLKTGR; encoded by the coding sequence TTGACCTTATTTTCTACTGACACCACGACTCGTAGGCTACCCAAGGCCTTAATATGTGCAGCTATTGGCTTAAGTTTAGCTAGCTGTAGCAACTCTAGTGATCCAGCGACAGATGGCGCAGCGGATAGTAATATCACGCTCAATCTGTATAACTGGTCTGAATATATGCCACAAGAGATCCTTGATGGCTTTGAGGATAAGACAGGAATATCGGTTAATTACACGACCTTTGATTCTAACGAAGCGATGTATGCCAAGCTCAAATTATTGGATGATTCGAGCCAGTATGATCTTGCTATTCCCTCGACTTATTATGTCGAAAAGATGGCGAAAGAGGATCTTTTACAAGAATTAGATAAATCTAAACTGAGTAATTTTAAGAATCTAGACACCTCATTTACCAATACTAAAGTCGATCCTGAAAATAAATACTCTATCCCCTATATGTGGGGCAGTACGGGCTTAGCTATTAATGGGGATGAAGTTGATCCTGCTACCGTGAATAGTTGGAATGATCTGTGGCGGCCTGAATATAAAAATCAGGTCATGCTGATGAATGATATGCGTGAAGTATTCGGCATGGCGCTCTTAACCCTTGGCTACTCAGGTAACAGCACTAACCCTGACGAGATCAAAGCCGCTTATGACAAGCTCACTACCTTAATGCCGAATGTCAAAACCTTTAACTCAGATGCCACGCGTATTCCCTATATCGAAGGCGAAACCAATGTCGGTATGACATGGAATGGCGAGGCAGTCATGGCAAATGATGAGGGCTTAACCAGCTTAGTTTATAAATACCCTAGCGAGGGCGCGATACTGTGGATGGACAACTTTGTAATTCCTAAGAACGCCAAAAACGTCGATGCGGCACATCAGTTTATCAACTATCTGTTGCAGCCTGAGAACGCCAAAATCGTTAGTGAAGAGATTGGCTATGCATCACCGAATATAGCGGCACGTGAGCTGATGACCGATGAAGTGCGTAACAACGCTACTATTTATCCCAGTAAAGAGACTTTAGCCAAAGCCGAGTTCCAAGAAGATGTTGGCGACGAAGCGTTGCAAGTGTATCAACAGTATTGGGATATGCTAAAAACGGGACGCTAA
- a CDS encoding FUSC family protein — translation MKTTAWKQLTAPLFEPYARYQHADILHAIRLGIAIILALLVNIISGFPHGEWTTITVFIILGLLQFQGAIYTKAKERVLGTLLGIVAAIGIIGFSRSVGTWLWIDFAIIGIFSGIIGYMAIRNLGYTGLLTGITMLMIVSELGHSSIGQDGMYRALNILLGTGVAVAATLILPLKSTLMWRFLLASNLESCSHLYAGVGDHIDSADEEVDDSVQNMNPVAFTVSGIPVDKTLVTELQQINKRLLAVRPHIAATASESGIKKEKLETIQRMHRNIIGTIDLLLTAAPRLANISIDDDNHVLLIHYQHELTQAMQHIAAVLRSPNDEVFRPITRIAVSEYPSVQQLAFEWQGYFWLTQTLQTQLQQLSDLLQMTKPKWFASSGISYQRREQRRIKEQGHETDLHL, via the coding sequence GTGAAAACGACTGCTTGGAAACAATTGACGGCACCGCTTTTTGAGCCTTATGCGCGTTATCAGCACGCCGATATATTACATGCAATACGTTTGGGTATTGCCATTATACTGGCTCTCTTAGTCAATATTATTAGTGGCTTTCCTCATGGCGAGTGGACGACGATTACCGTTTTTATTATCTTGGGGTTGTTGCAATTTCAAGGTGCCATTTATACTAAGGCTAAAGAGCGAGTTTTAGGAACGCTGTTAGGCATCGTTGCTGCGATCGGCATTATAGGGTTCAGTCGCAGCGTGGGTACGTGGCTATGGATAGACTTTGCTATTATAGGGATATTTAGTGGTATTATCGGTTATATGGCTATTAGAAATCTCGGTTATACGGGTTTATTGACTGGTATTACCATGCTGATGATTGTCTCGGAATTGGGTCATAGTAGTATCGGGCAAGATGGTATGTACCGCGCTTTAAATATTCTATTAGGTACTGGGGTTGCGGTAGCAGCGACTTTGATTTTGCCACTGAAATCAACATTGATGTGGCGGTTCTTATTGGCGAGTAATCTTGAGTCTTGTAGTCATCTCTATGCTGGAGTAGGCGATCATATTGATAGTGCTGATGAAGAGGTTGATGACTCGGTACAGAACATGAATCCAGTTGCTTTTACGGTCAGTGGTATACCTGTCGATAAAACGTTGGTCACGGAGCTGCAGCAGATCAACAAGCGACTCTTAGCCGTACGTCCACATATTGCGGCAACTGCGAGTGAATCTGGCATAAAAAAAGAGAAGCTTGAGACCATTCAGCGCATGCATCGCAATATTATTGGCACGATCGACTTGCTACTAACTGCGGCACCACGTTTGGCTAATATTAGCATTGATGATGACAATCATGTATTGCTTATACATTATCAACACGAGCTAACGCAAGCGATGCAACATATCGCTGCTGTATTACGTAGCCCAAATGACGAAGTATTTCGTCCTATTACACGTATTGCCGTCTCAGAATACCCTAGCGTGCAACAATTAGCTTTTGAGTGGCAAGGTTACTTTTGGTTGACTCAAACGTTGCAAACACAGCTACAACAGCTGAGTGACTTATTACAGATGACTAAACCCAAGTGGTTTGCATCGTCTGGTATTAGCTATCAGCGCCGTGAGCAGCGCCGTATTAAAGAGCAAGGCCATGAGACAGATTTGCATCTATAA
- a CDS encoding glutamate synthase subunit beta codes for MAKRLENNYQFLEVPRLEPMKKDVVTRATEFVEIYTPLESEAVASQSHRCLECGNPYCEWKCPVHNYIPNWLKLASEGQIFQAAELCHRTNTLPEVCGRVCPQDRLCEGACTLNDGFGAVTIGNVEKYINDTAFALGWRPDMSEVVWTDKKVAIIGAGPAGLGCADILVRNGVKPVLFDKRPEIGGLLTFGIPEFKMEKDVMRNRRIIFEGMGMEFRLETEIGVDVSIDELMRDYDAVFMGMGAYTYMRGGFAGEELEGVHDALDFLIANVNRCNDWEKDPTEYVDFKGKKVVVLGGGDTAMDCNRTSIRQGAEQVVCAYRRDEENMPGSRREVVNAREEGVEFLFNRQPIEIVGLNGKVNAVKVVTTQLGAPDNRGRSRPEPIPNSEEIIPCDAVIMAFGFRPSPADWFDSQQVAMNSSGLVIAPEVQTFKFQTKNPKIFAGGDMVRGSDLVVTAIWEGREAAEGILDYLEV; via the coding sequence ATGGCAAAACGCTTAGAGAATAACTATCAGTTTTTAGAAGTACCCAGACTTGAACCGATGAAAAAAGACGTCGTCACTCGTGCTACTGAGTTTGTGGAGATTTATACTCCGCTTGAGAGCGAAGCAGTGGCTAGTCAGTCACATCGCTGCCTTGAGTGCGGTAATCCATATTGTGAATGGAAATGTCCTGTACATAATTACATTCCTAACTGGCTTAAGCTTGCGAGTGAAGGGCAAATATTTCAGGCAGCTGAACTGTGCCACCGTACGAATACTCTGCCTGAGGTTTGCGGACGTGTCTGTCCACAAGATCGTCTATGTGAAGGCGCTTGTACACTGAACGACGGTTTTGGTGCGGTGACTATCGGTAATGTCGAAAAATACATTAACGATACCGCCTTTGCTCTTGGCTGGCGTCCCGATATGTCAGAGGTAGTTTGGACTGATAAAAAAGTCGCGATCATCGGTGCAGGACCCGCAGGTTTAGGCTGCGCCGATATCTTAGTTAGAAATGGTGTCAAGCCAGTACTATTTGATAAGAGACCTGAGATTGGTGGTCTGCTCACCTTTGGTATTCCTGAATTCAAGATGGAAAAAGACGTCATGCGCAATCGCCGTATCATCTTTGAAGGCATGGGCATGGAGTTCCGTCTTGAGACTGAGATTGGGGTTGACGTGAGTATCGATGAGCTCATGCGCGATTATGATGCGGTATTTATGGGTATGGGCGCTTATACTTATATGCGTGGCGGCTTTGCTGGTGAAGAGCTTGAAGGAGTCCATGACGCGCTAGACTTCCTAATTGCAAACGTCAATCGCTGCAATGACTGGGAAAAAGATCCGACAGAATACGTTGATTTTAAGGGTAAAAAAGTAGTGGTGCTCGGCGGCGGTGATACAGCGATGGACTGTAATCGTACCAGTATTCGCCAAGGTGCTGAGCAAGTGGTTTGTGCTTATCGTCGTGATGAAGAAAATATGCCAGGCTCGCGCCGTGAAGTGGTCAATGCTCGTGAAGAAGGGGTTGAGTTTTTATTCAATCGCCAGCCCATAGAAATCGTTGGCTTAAACGGTAAGGTCAATGCGGTAAAAGTGGTTACTACTCAATTAGGCGCTCCTGATAATCGTGGCCGCAGCCGCCCTGAACCGATCCCTAACTCTGAGGAGATCATTCCGTGCGATGCGGTTATTATGGCTTTTGGTTTCCGTCCTAGTCCTGCCGATTGGTTCGATAGTCAGCAAGTAGCGATGAATAGCTCAGGCTTAGTGATCGCACCTGAAGTGCAAACCTTTAAATTCCAGACCAAAAACCCAAAGATATTTGCAGGTGGCGACATGGTACGTGGTTCAGATTTAGTAGTGACCGCTATTTGGGAAGGGCGCGAAGCCGCTGAGGGTATTTTGGATTATTTAGAAGTTTAA
- the gltB gene encoding glutamate synthase large subunit — protein MSMISSHTHLATPDDFSDNCGFGLIAHIEGQASHDLVKTAIHSLSCMTHRGGVAADGKTGDGCGLLLATPKSFFAAIASEQHLAITDNFAVGMVFVNLDKDQAEHSEQILSEEIIAQDLTVAGWRDVPVNLDIVGEIGRETLPGFKQIFVNAPDDLNADDFNRKLFIARKKAEQRLTNDELFYVCSLSCQTIIYKGLVMPSDLPAFFTDLKDERLASHIVVFHQRFSTNTLPRWPLAQPFRYLAHNGELNTITGNRNWAEARTPKLKSAKLPNLSELTPLVNSTGSDSSSLDNMLEVLMSGGMSLFHSMSILVPPAWQNVDSMDMDLRAFYEFYSQHMEAWDGPAGLVIQDGRYAVCMLDRNGLRPSRWVTTKNGYITVASEIGVWDYAPKDVLAKGRVGPGQMLVIDTLTGQVMDNKTIATLLKKAHPYRKWLREQATRIRDDERIEEQIAAQACRGIPLKTLQKMYHVTNEERTEIIRPNAENGQEPVGSMGDDTPMAVLSQQIRHVGDFFRQQFAQVTNPPIDPLRESIVMSLQTCLGAQTNIFAPTAMDAHRIILSSPVLSASKMQQIENLDDPAFGIARINLNYDLNLELSEAITTICEQVASAIRAGQTLIVLSDKDISADKVPANAIMVTGAVHHYLIAQGIRTDANLIIETGLARDSHQVAVLIGFGATCVYPYLAYDVIDDLVATGELLGDPIQARVNFRKGLDKGLLKILSKMGISTIVSYRGAQLFEAVGLSEEVVNLCFKGVQSRIKGATFADLAADQAQLAANAYKRRMPLDQGGLLKFVFNKEYHAFNPDVINSLHTAVRTGDYENYRNYANIVNSRPIATLRDLLALKTDNPIAVDDVEDMTKILKRFDSAGMSLGALSPEAHESIAMAMNTIGGRSNSGEGGEDPVRYGTLRNSKIKQVASGRFGVTPAYLRSAEVMQIKVAQGAKPGEGGQLPGGKVNALIARLRYSVPGVTLISPPPHHDIYSIEDLAQLIFDLKQVNPDALVSVKLVSRPGVGTIATGVAKAYADLITISGYDGGTAASPLSSIHHAGSPWELGLAETHQSLRVNGLRDKVRVQTDGGLKTGLDVVKAAILGAESFGFGTTPMIAVGCKYLRICHLNNCPTGVATQKAELRDEHYIGEAEMLINFFKFVATETREWLAALGVRSMEELVGRTDLLEVLEGTTAKQQHLDLSPLLFSHPAASGKPQTCQVERNEPFDKGLLAEQMINDMGLSIRKGQGGDYSYSIGNCDRSIGARISGEIAQLWGNLGMSDMPINLHLTGTAGQSLGVWNAGGLNIELEGDANDYVGKGMAGGEIVIYPPKDSSFVAHETAIIGNTCLYGATGGKLYAAGTAGERFGVRNSGAQVVVEGTGDHCCEYMTGGIVTILGRTGLNFGAGMTGGFAYVLDMDGDFFDRCNHELIDLNRISSEQTEEHRIYLQQVIQNHVDKTNSAWGQTILADFEHYVRKFYLVKPKAASIVNLLKTTMADPQ, from the coding sequence ATGTCAATGATTTCCTCGCACACTCATCTGGCCACTCCAGATGACTTTTCTGATAACTGTGGTTTTGGTTTAATCGCTCATATTGAGGGACAAGCCAGCCATGACTTAGTCAAAACTGCTATTCACAGCTTGAGCTGTATGACGCATCGTGGCGGTGTCGCCGCTGATGGTAAGACGGGTGACGGCTGTGGTTTACTGCTAGCGACGCCTAAGAGCTTTTTTGCAGCTATCGCAAGTGAGCAGCACCTCGCCATTACTGATAACTTCGCCGTTGGCATGGTATTTGTTAACTTAGATAAAGACCAAGCTGAGCATAGCGAGCAAATCTTAAGCGAGGAAATCATCGCGCAAGATTTGACGGTTGCAGGCTGGCGTGATGTGCCTGTTAATCTTGATATAGTTGGTGAGATCGGGCGTGAGACTTTACCTGGCTTTAAGCAAATATTTGTCAACGCACCAGATGACTTAAATGCTGATGACTTTAACCGTAAGCTATTTATCGCACGCAAAAAAGCCGAGCAACGTCTGACGAATGATGAACTATTTTATGTTTGCTCATTGAGCTGTCAGACCATCATCTACAAAGGTCTGGTGATGCCGTCAGACTTGCCAGCGTTCTTTACGGATTTAAAAGATGAGCGTTTGGCCTCACATATTGTGGTATTTCATCAGCGCTTCTCGACTAACACTTTACCGCGTTGGCCATTAGCTCAGCCATTTCGCTATCTGGCGCATAATGGTGAGTTGAACACGATTACCGGTAACCGCAATTGGGCTGAGGCGCGTACGCCGAAGCTTAAATCCGCTAAACTGCCGAATCTAAGTGAGCTGACACCTCTGGTCAATAGCACCGGTTCAGACTCATCAAGCTTAGATAACATGCTTGAGGTACTGATGTCGGGCGGTATGAGCCTGTTTCATTCGATGTCAATTCTAGTGCCGCCAGCATGGCAAAATGTCGATAGTATGGACATGGATCTGCGCGCGTTTTATGAGTTTTACTCGCAGCATATGGAGGCGTGGGATGGTCCAGCAGGTCTGGTCATTCAAGATGGTCGCTATGCCGTCTGTATGCTCGATCGTAATGGTTTGCGCCCCTCGCGTTGGGTCACCACTAAGAACGGTTATATCACGGTAGCCTCTGAAATTGGTGTGTGGGACTATGCGCCAAAAGATGTGCTGGCAAAAGGTCGAGTTGGACCGGGTCAGATGCTAGTGATTGATACTTTGACAGGGCAAGTTATGGATAATAAAACCATAGCAACGCTACTCAAAAAAGCGCATCCGTATCGTAAATGGTTACGTGAGCAGGCTACACGTATTCGTGATGATGAACGCATTGAAGAGCAAATCGCCGCACAGGCGTGTCGTGGAATACCTCTTAAAACATTACAAAAGATGTATCACGTCACTAACGAAGAGCGTACCGAAATCATTCGCCCCAATGCCGAAAACGGTCAAGAGCCCGTCGGCTCGATGGGTGATGATACGCCGATGGCGGTCTTGTCACAGCAAATACGTCATGTTGGTGACTTTTTCCGTCAGCAGTTTGCGCAGGTGACCAATCCACCGATTGATCCGCTACGTGAATCTATCGTCATGTCGCTACAGACTTGTCTTGGTGCGCAGACTAATATATTTGCGCCTACGGCCATGGACGCGCATCGTATTATTTTATCCTCGCCTGTACTATCAGCTAGCAAAATGCAGCAGATTGAGAACCTTGATGATCCTGCCTTTGGGATCGCTCGTATTAACCTAAATTATGATTTAAATTTAGAGTTATCAGAAGCTATTACTACTATTTGCGAGCAAGTGGCTAGCGCTATTCGTGCAGGTCAAACGCTGATCGTACTCTCTGATAAAGACATCAGCGCTGATAAAGTACCTGCCAACGCTATTATGGTTACAGGTGCAGTGCATCATTATCTAATCGCACAGGGCATTCGTACCGATGCTAACTTAATTATTGAGACAGGTCTGGCGCGTGATTCTCATCAAGTAGCGGTGCTAATCGGCTTTGGCGCAACTTGCGTCTATCCTTATTTAGCTTATGACGTTATTGATGACTTAGTCGCTACTGGTGAGCTACTGGGCGATCCGATTCAAGCACGGGTTAACTTCCGTAAGGGCTTGGATAAGGGATTATTAAAAATTCTATCAAAGATGGGCATCTCAACGATCGTCTCTTATCGCGGTGCACAGTTGTTTGAAGCGGTTGGCTTGTCTGAGGAAGTGGTCAATCTTTGCTTTAAGGGTGTGCAAAGTCGGATTAAAGGCGCAACCTTTGCTGATTTAGCAGCAGACCAAGCGCAGCTAGCTGCCAATGCCTATAAACGCCGTATGCCCCTCGATCAAGGTGGATTATTGAAATTTGTCTTTAATAAAGAATATCATGCCTTTAATCCAGACGTGATTAACAGCTTGCATACCGCCGTACGTACAGGCGACTACGAGAACTATCGTAACTATGCCAATATCGTCAATAGTCGTCCGATTGCAACTTTACGTGATTTGTTAGCGCTTAAGACCGATAATCCTATCGCTGTCGATGACGTCGAAGATATGACCAAGATACTCAAACGCTTTGACTCTGCTGGCATGTCGCTTGGCGCTTTATCTCCTGAAGCGCACGAATCAATCGCTATGGCGATGAATACCATTGGCGGGCGCTCAAACTCAGGTGAGGGCGGGGAAGACCCTGTACGTTACGGCACGCTACGTAACTCTAAAATTAAGCAAGTCGCTTCTGGTCGCTTTGGAGTGACACCTGCTTATCTTCGTTCAGCAGAAGTCATGCAGATTAAAGTTGCACAAGGGGCAAAACCAGGTGAGGGTGGTCAATTGCCAGGTGGTAAGGTCAATGCGTTGATTGCCCGTTTGCGTTACTCAGTACCAGGGGTAACTCTGATTTCACCGCCGCCGCATCATGATATTTACTCTATCGAAGATTTAGCGCAGCTGATTTTTGATCTTAAACAAGTCAATCCTGATGCCCTAGTGTCAGTCAAGCTAGTTTCGCGTCCAGGGGTTGGCACTATCGCTACGGGAGTGGCAAAAGCTTATGCTGATCTGATCACTATTTCAGGCTATGATGGTGGTACAGCAGCATCGCCGTTATCTTCGATTCATCATGCCGGCTCGCCATGGGAGCTTGGACTGGCTGAGACTCATCAGTCGCTACGAGTCAATGGCCTGCGCGATAAAGTACGCGTGCAGACCGATGGTGGTCTCAAAACTGGCCTTGATGTGGTAAAAGCGGCGATCTTAGGAGCTGAGAGCTTCGGCTTCGGTACGACACCGATGATCGCGGTTGGCTGTAAATATTTGCGTATCTGTCATCTCAATAACTGTCCAACAGGGGTTGCCACTCAAAAAGCTGAATTACGCGATGAGCACTATATCGGTGAAGCTGAAATGCTTATTAACTTCTTTAAGTTTGTGGCGACCGAAACTCGTGAATGGCTTGCCGCTTTAGGGGTGCGTAGTATGGAGGAGCTGGTTGGTCGTACTGACCTGCTTGAAGTATTAGAGGGCACTACAGCTAAACAGCAGCATTTGGATTTGTCGCCGCTATTATTTAGTCATCCTGCCGCTAGCGGTAAGCCGCAAACTTGTCAAGTAGAGCGTAATGAGCCGTTCGATAAAGGTCTACTCGCTGAGCAAATGATCAACGATATGGGTCTTAGCATTCGTAAAGGTCAGGGCGGCGACTATAGCTATTCGATTGGCAACTGCGATCGCTCTATCGGTGCACGTATCTCAGGTGAGATTGCCCAGTTATGGGGTAATCTGGGCATGAGCGATATGCCGATTAATTTGCATTTGACAGGTACTGCAGGTCAAAGTCTAGGCGTTTGGAACGCAGGTGGGCTAAACATTGAGCTTGAGGGCGATGCCAATGACTACGTTGGTAAAGGCATGGCAGGTGGCGAGATTGTCATCTATCCACCAAAGGATTCAAGCTTTGTCGCTCATGAGACCGCTATTATAGGTAATACTTGTCTATACGGCGCTACTGGCGGTAAGCTCTATGCAGCGGGTACCGCAGGTGAGCGTTTCGGGGTAAGAAACTCAGGCGCCCAAGTCGTTGTTGAAGGTACAGGCGATCACTGCTGTGAGTATATGACAGGTGGTATTGTCACTATCCTTGGACGTACAGGCCTTAACTTTGGCGCGGGCATGACGGGCGGCTTCGCTTATGTACTAGATATGGATGGTGACTTCTTTGATCGCTGTAATCATGAGCTGATCGATCTTAATCGTATCTCTAGTGAGCAGACCGAAGAGCATCGTATCTACTTACAGCAGGTGATACAGAACCATGTCGATAAGACTAATAGCGCATGGGGTCAGACCATATTGGCTGATTTTGAGCATTATGTGCGCAAGTTTTATTTGGTTAAACCAAAAGCGGCAAGCATCGTAAATCTATTGAAAACAACGATGGCAGATCCGCAGTAA